A genome region from Archaeoglobus fulgidus DSM 4304 includes the following:
- a CDS encoding thiolase family protein: MRVAVVGFGQTPFRTKRKDKTHPELAFEAINAALDHAGLEMKDVEAVAYGCMDPFDGIYCPERWDATAAGLEKPIMKISTGGTTGMTTALAAYEHVASGLFDLVMAVCVQRVGECVDAQPVLNTAVDPIYERHSGLGAIHVASFQATAYMAKYGATEEDLAWVSVKDHKNALKNPYAHIKMDVSVEGVLKSRVVCSPLKLLECCPRSDGAAAVIFASEDVARKIRDNPAWVVAETTISDSYYLGDRPSFAEWDSLAIAGRRLFKAAGIEPDEIDVAELYSPFTIQEILELEALGFAKKGEGKNFAREGVTFVDGDFPTNPSGGVLCTNPIGATGLVRFGEAALQVMNEAKNQVDGAEVALAHAWGGTLQFHTLALLSSRR; this comes from the coding sequence ATGAGAGTTGCGGTTGTTGGATTCGGTCAAACTCCCTTCAGGACAAAGAGGAAGGATAAAACCCATCCGGAGCTTGCCTTCGAGGCAATAAATGCCGCCCTCGACCATGCTGGACTGGAGATGAAGGATGTCGAGGCAGTAGCTTACGGCTGTATGGACCCCTTCGACGGTATCTACTGCCCTGAGAGGTGGGATGCTACTGCAGCGGGCCTCGAAAAGCCGATAATGAAGATTTCCACTGGTGGCACAACGGGAATGACCACAGCCTTGGCGGCATACGAGCACGTTGCCAGCGGGCTTTTTGATTTGGTAATGGCCGTCTGCGTGCAGAGGGTAGGGGAGTGCGTTGATGCGCAGCCCGTTCTCAACACAGCAGTCGACCCCATTTACGAGAGACACTCAGGTCTGGGAGCCATTCACGTAGCCTCCTTTCAGGCCACAGCATATATGGCAAAGTATGGCGCAACTGAAGAGGACTTGGCGTGGGTGAGCGTCAAGGATCACAAAAATGCCCTCAAGAATCCCTACGCCCACATTAAGATGGATGTGAGCGTCGAGGGTGTTCTCAAAAGCAGGGTTGTCTGCTCTCCCCTCAAGCTGCTGGAGTGCTGTCCGAGGAGCGATGGTGCTGCTGCCGTCATCTTCGCTTCTGAAGATGTGGCGAGGAAGATAAGGGACAATCCAGCTTGGGTTGTTGCGGAGACAACAATCAGCGACAGCTACTACCTCGGTGACAGGCCGAGCTTTGCCGAGTGGGATTCATTGGCAATAGCTGGCAGAAGGCTTTTCAAGGCTGCTGGAATTGAGCCAGATGAGATAGATGTTGCCGAGCTATACTCTCCCTTTACCATTCAGGAGATTCTGGAGCTGGAGGCTCTGGGCTTTGCCAAGAAGGGAGAGGGGAAGAACTTTGCGAGGGAGGGTGTAACCTTTGTGGATGGCGATTTTCCCACCAACCCCTCAGGAGGGGTGCTGTGCACAAATCCCATTGGAGCTACTGGCCTTGTGAGGTTTGGTGAAGCTGCCCTGCAGGTGATGAACGAGGCGAAAAATCAGGTTGATGGTGCTGAAGTTGCACTTGCACACGCATGGGGTGGGACTTTGCAGTTCCACACCCTCGCTTTGCTTTCTTCAAGGAGGTGA